A region of the Pseudobacteroides sp. genome:
CAATTGGAGTTTTGTTTATTGCAGTAAGCTTACTGTATACAGGAAATTCAACTAGGAGATCTATATTTGTACACAATTGACTATTGTAATATAATATTGTAGGTAATATACTCCTAAACAAAAGATTAAAGTACAAGGGAAAATACTATGAATAAAAGTTTTGAAAAAATAATTCTTAATTCAACCGATTCAAGAGAATTATATGAAATTGAAGAAATACAGGACCTATGGGGAGGTTATGGCAAAATACTGCGATATGGGCTTATTGGCTCGGACATGAAAAGCGTTGTGGTAAAAAACGTATGCCTGCCTAAAAACCCAAAGAAATCCCGGGGTGGAGATATTTCATTTCAAAGAAAGCTGAAATCTTACAAGGTGGAAATGGCTTTTTATAAAAATTGGAGTGAAAAATGTGAAAATGATTGCAGAGTACCTAAATGGTATGCCTTTGAATGGCAGAATGATGAATTTTTAATGGTTTTAGAAGACCTTGACGCGGCAGGGTTTAAAAAGAGAAAAAGAAGTGTGGCATGGAATGAGATTAAAGTTTGCTTAAAATGGCTGGCTCACTTTCATGCAACCTTTATGGGTGAGAAGCCTGAAAATTTATGGACACAGGGCACTTATTGGCATTTGGAAACCCGCCCTGACGAATTAAAGGCTTTAAGTGATACTATATTAAAAGGTGCAGCAAAAGCCATAGACAGAAAGCTTAATAACTGTCGCTTTAAAACCTTTGTTCATGGTGATGCAAAGCTTCAAAACTTCTGTTTTTCCGAGGATGGAAACAGCGTAGCAGCAGTAGACTTCCAATATGTTGGAGGAGGTTGCGGCATGAAGGATGTAGCGTATTTTGTTGACAGCTGTCTTTATGAAGATGAATGTGAAAGCTGGGAAGCCGACGTTCTAGCTTTTTATTTTGAAGAGCTAAAAAGTGCGTTAAAAATGAAACAAAAGGATGTTGACCTTGTGTCACTGGAAAATGAATGGCGTGAATTATATCATGTGGCATGGACAGACTTTTATCGCTTTCTAAAAGGCTGGGCTCCAGGACATTATGAAAGCCGGTATAGCGAGCGGATTGCCCGTAAAGTCATCGGCAGTATAAATATAAGCTGAGAAATGCAAAATCTATATTGATATATTTATGCAGGAGTTTAGATGACAAGGAAATTGGTTCATGTTCGCTGAAAGTGCCTTATTGAATTTTTTATGCTATAATGATATCATATCGATTATTGACAAAAGCATAAAAAATCAAGGTTGCAAAACCACTTTGTGATTTTGTAAAGAGGAGGATCAGCATGAGCATTAAATTCCATTTGCCTGATTTTGTTGAAAATTTTGACTTAAACATAATGCTTTATGAATTAATGAAAACAAGGCCTGAATGTTTTTATCCGGATATTTCTATAGGCTCTGTATATGGCACGTTTCCAACCTCGGCTTGGAACGGTGGGCGTACATATGGAGGGATAAGCAGTGAAAGAAGCTATATCATAGAAATACTGAGACAGTTTAATAATCGAGGCATTCCATGCCGTTTTACATTCAGCAACCCTCATATAAAAGAAGAACACTTAAATGATAGTTTTTGCAATATGTGCTTAAGGCTAGGACACAACGGATTAAATGAAGCTATTGTTGTTTCTCCTGTTTTGGAAGCCTATATTAGAAAAAATTATCCCAAATATAAGATAATAAGTTCAACCTGTAAACAACTTGAAGATATTGAAGGCTTAAAAGAAGAGCTTGAAAAGGATTATAGCCTTGTGGTACTTGACTATAATTGGAACAACCGTTTTGGAGAACTCTCTAAAATTCCTTATAAGGAACGCTGCGAAATTCTCATTAATGCATGTTGTGTTCCAAATTGTAAACGAAGGAGAGAGCATTACGATTATATAGGCAGATACCAGATTGCCATTGCTGAGCATGTGAAAAGGCAATCAAACAGACCCTTTCAATTTCAGGAATTTAAATGTGAATGCATAACGCCTCATTTTTATGAAACAACTAAGCATAGGACACATATTACACCACAGGATCTTTATGAAAAATATGTTCCTATGGGATATGAAAACTTCAAAATAGAAGGGCGTTCACAGCCTCGTGCCACTGTTATAGAAAGTTATGTTTATTATTTGGTCAAGCCTGAGTACAGGGATGAAATACGTTTAACCATGCATGTTACAGAGGTTAAACTGATAAAAAAGTAAGTGTAGAATAAAGGTTTTGATTTTTATAAATGAATTTAGTGGGCATAGAGGGTTAAGGTTGTTTTTAGCCCTCTTTTTAGTGCCTGGGAATTAAAGGAAGGGAGACAGTATCGTATGAGCATCATTGAAACGTTATCAGGCCCTGTCATAGGTGCCGCTATTGGTTATTGTACAAATTATATTGCAGTAAAAATGCTTTTTAGGCCTGTAAATCCTATTAGGCTAGGAAAATATACATTGCCCTTTACTCCGGGAGTTATTCCAAAGAGGAAAAAGGAATTTGCTATGGCATTGGGTACCACTATAAGCAATACATTGATTACCCAGGAAGAGCTGGAAAAAGCTTTGCTGTCGGATGGAATGAAGCAATCTATAACAAACGGAATTGCCGATTATGTTATAAATATGTCCAATACGACTATGACAATAAAAGAGTCTTTAAGCAGCTTTGTGTCCGAAAAGGATTATGAGGAAATAAAATCACAATTGCAGCAGTTGTTGAGTCAAAAGATGCTTGCGGGACTTTCCGGCATTGACTTTGGACAAATTATTGCAAGCGAAGCAGGTGCAGCTGTAAAAGAAAAGCTTAAGGGCAACATGCTGGCTATGATGCTTAGCGACAGTATGATAGCCTCTCTGACAGAACCCATTGGGGAGAGAGTAAAAGAATATATAAAGAATCATGGTATGGAAAAAATTCAGCCTGCTGTAATAGGAGAGATAGAATGCATTGAAAACCAATCTATGGGTTCTGTATTGAGTAAAATATTATTATATGAAAAGCAAATAAAGGAACTGGTTGAACGCATCTATACCGACTGTATTACAAGTGCGTCCGGTGCCATTGCAAGGCAGATTGATATTGTAGGAATAGTAAAAAACAAAATACAGGACATGGATGTAAAAGATATGGAGAAGCTTGTACTGTCAGTTATGAAAAATGAATTGGATACTGTGATAAATTTAGGTGCTGTTCTTGGATTCCTCATAGGTCTTTTAAATTTGATTTTTTAATTTCTAAAACATATTGACAAAAATTCCTTTTTCCATTAGCATTAAAACATATAAAACAAATAAGAATAATAGGAATTA
Encoded here:
- a CDS encoding phosphotransferase, whose product is MNKSFEKIILNSTDSRELYEIEEIQDLWGGYGKILRYGLIGSDMKSVVVKNVCLPKNPKKSRGGDISFQRKLKSYKVEMAFYKNWSEKCENDCRVPKWYAFEWQNDEFLMVLEDLDAAGFKKRKRSVAWNEIKVCLKWLAHFHATFMGEKPENLWTQGTYWHLETRPDELKALSDTILKGAAKAIDRKLNNCRFKTFVHGDAKLQNFCFSEDGNSVAAVDFQYVGGGCGMKDVAYFVDSCLYEDECESWEADVLAFYFEELKSALKMKQKDVDLVSLENEWRELYHVAWTDFYRFLKGWAPGHYESRYSERIARKVIGSINIS
- a CDS encoding DUF445 domain-containing protein gives rise to the protein MSIIETLSGPVIGAAIGYCTNYIAVKMLFRPVNPIRLGKYTLPFTPGVIPKRKKEFAMALGTTISNTLITQEELEKALLSDGMKQSITNGIADYVINMSNTTMTIKESLSSFVSEKDYEEIKSQLQQLLSQKMLAGLSGIDFGQIIASEAGAAVKEKLKGNMLAMMLSDSMIASLTEPIGERVKEYIKNHGMEKIQPAVIGEIECIENQSMGSVLSKILLYEKQIKELVERIYTDCITSASGAIARQIDIVGIVKNKIQDMDVKDMEKLVLSVMKNELDTVINLGAVLGFLIGLLNLIF